In Microbacterium sp. AB, a single genomic region encodes these proteins:
- a CDS encoding glucose-6-phosphate dehydrogenase assembly protein OpcA, with protein sequence MIIDLPDTSVSEIARKLVSVREEGGAVALGRVLTLVIKSKHTLDEAVVDAANDASREHPMRVIVLVTDSPGPARLDAEIRVGGDAGASEVVVLRAHGPAASNEETLITGLLLPDAPVVVWWPKEPPSRPGKDPLGRIAQRRITDTSTAPYAPDRFTQLGLVYTPGDTDLAWTRLTRWREQLAAVLDQPPYEPVTAVEVRGASTSPSTALLAAWLGLALDVPVDWRYETPETWDHGIRSVVLRRASGDIVLERTSESHAKLTQPGQPDHILLLPRRSLRECIAEELRRLDPDLLYGRILTDAWERLGPPSEDESR encoded by the coding sequence GTGATCATCGATCTGCCCGACACCAGCGTCAGCGAGATCGCCCGCAAGCTCGTCTCGGTCCGCGAAGAGGGCGGCGCCGTCGCCCTCGGCCGCGTCCTGACACTCGTGATCAAGTCGAAGCACACCCTCGACGAGGCCGTCGTCGACGCCGCCAACGACGCCTCCCGCGAGCACCCGATGCGCGTCATCGTGCTCGTCACCGACTCACCCGGCCCGGCGCGGCTCGACGCCGAGATCCGCGTGGGCGGCGACGCCGGCGCGAGCGAGGTCGTCGTCCTCCGGGCCCACGGCCCCGCGGCGAGCAACGAGGAGACCCTCATCACCGGCCTTCTCCTGCCGGATGCCCCCGTCGTGGTCTGGTGGCCGAAGGAGCCGCCGTCGCGCCCCGGCAAAGACCCCCTCGGCCGCATCGCCCAGCGCCGCATCACCGACACCTCCACGGCGCCCTACGCCCCCGACCGCTTCACGCAGCTGGGGCTCGTCTACACACCCGGCGACACGGATCTCGCCTGGACACGCCTCACCCGCTGGCGCGAGCAGCTCGCCGCCGTCCTCGACCAGCCCCCGTACGAGCCCGTCACGGCCGTCGAGGTGCGCGGCGCGTCCACATCGCCCTCCACGGCGCTGCTCGCCGCGTGGCTGGGACTCGCACTGGACGTCCCCGTCGACTGGCGTTACGAGACGCCCGAGACCTGGGACCACGGCATCCGCTCGGTCGTCCTCAGGAGGGCGTCCGGCGACATCGTCCTGGAACGCACGAGCGAGTCGCACGCGAAGCTCACCCAGCCGGGACAGCCCGACCACATCCTCCTCCTCCCCCGACGGTCACTGCGCGAGTGCATCGCCGAGGAGCTCCGCCGCCTCGACCCCGACCTGCTCTACGGCCGCATCCTCACCGATGCCTGGGAACGCCTCGGCCCGCCCTCGGAGGACGAGTCCCGATGA
- the pgl gene encoding 6-phosphogluconolactonase has protein sequence MTAADTRVVVQPDKAALGENVANRFVGLLAQLTQQSRPVHVSLTGGSMGVAVLGATAGHAWRDNIDWSLVHFWWSDERFVPRADPERNAGQARTALLAQLDVPAENVHEPAASDDGVTLDAAAAAYAAELARFAQSDDRPYPAFDVCFLGVGPDGHVASLFPDRGEVLVTDGTVLAVRDSPKPPPERVTFTRPVINGSARVWMVLAGADKASALGLVMAGASYSSVPAAGAYGTEQTLVFTDAAAAAEVPEDLIDPD, from the coding sequence ATGACCGCGGCAGACACCCGCGTCGTCGTCCAGCCCGACAAGGCGGCACTCGGGGAGAACGTCGCCAACCGCTTCGTCGGCCTGCTCGCTCAGCTCACGCAGCAGAGCCGCCCCGTGCACGTCTCGCTCACGGGCGGATCGATGGGCGTCGCCGTGCTCGGAGCGACCGCCGGGCACGCCTGGCGCGACAACATCGACTGGTCCCTCGTGCACTTCTGGTGGAGCGACGAGCGGTTCGTGCCGCGCGCGGACCCCGAGCGCAACGCGGGCCAGGCGCGGACGGCGCTGCTCGCGCAGCTGGACGTGCCCGCGGAGAACGTCCATGAGCCCGCCGCGTCGGATGACGGGGTCACCCTCGACGCCGCCGCCGCCGCGTACGCGGCGGAGCTCGCGCGCTTCGCGCAGTCGGACGACAGGCCCTATCCGGCCTTCGACGTCTGCTTCCTGGGCGTGGGGCCCGACGGTCACGTCGCCTCGCTCTTCCCCGATCGCGGCGAGGTGCTCGTGACGGACGGCACGGTGCTCGCGGTCCGCGACTCGCCGAAGCCGCCGCCGGAGCGCGTGACCTTCACCCGGCCGGTGATCAACGGCTCCGCCCGGGTGTGGATGGTGCTCGCCGGCGCCGACAAGGCGTCCGCGCTCGGTCTCGTCATGGCCGGGGCGAGCTACTCGTCCGTGCCCGCCGCGGGCGCGTACGGCACGGAGCAGACGCTCGTCTTCACGGATGCGGCGGCAGCCGCCGAGGTGCCAGAGGACCTCATCGATCCCGACTGA
- a CDS encoding RNA polymerase-binding protein RbpA yields MAVGGNAIRGTRVGSGPMGEQDHGHQADRLAVSYWDALGNETVRHYAADVAEDEIPDMIDHPHSGLPAGRDKDNPPEMSRNEPYKTHLAYVKERRTDEEAEELLGEALQKVRERRGQ; encoded by the coding sequence ATGGCCGTCGGAGGCAACGCGATCCGCGGAACCCGCGTCGGCTCCGGGCCCATGGGCGAGCAGGACCACGGGCATCAGGCCGACCGTCTCGCCGTCTCCTATTGGGATGCGCTCGGCAACGAGACGGTGCGCCACTACGCCGCCGATGTCGCCGAGGACGAGATCCCCGACATGATCGACCACCCCCATTCGGGGCTGCCCGCGGGGCGCGACAAGGACAACCCGCCGGAGATGTCCCGGAACGAGCCGTACAAGACGCACCTGGCCTACGTGAAGGAGCGCCGCACCGACGAGGAGGCGGAGGAGCTCCTCGGCGAGGCGCTGCAGAAGGTGCGCGAGCGCCGCGGTCAATAG
- the secG gene encoding preprotein translocase subunit SecG: MEVLEFVLQVLLGITSLLLTLLILLHKGRGGGLSDMFGGGMSQAVGSSGLAERNLNYLTIVLALVWFLAIVGLGLITKFQVI, from the coding sequence GTGGAAGTTCTCGAGTTCGTCCTCCAGGTGCTCCTGGGGATCACCAGCCTCCTGCTGACGCTGCTCATCCTGTTGCACAAGGGACGCGGCGGCGGCCTGTCCGACATGTTCGGCGGCGGGATGTCGCAGGCGGTCGGGTCGTCGGGCCTCGCCGAGCGCAATCTCAACTACCTCACGATCGTCCTCGCACTGGTCTGGTTCCTCGCGATCGTCGGCCTCGGCCTCATCACGAAGTTCCAGGTCATCTGA
- the tpiA gene encoding triose-phosphate isomerase: MGVNARTPLIAGNWKLNLDHLQAVALVQKLHWALKDAGHEEGSVDVAVFPPFTDLRSVQTLLDADKIPFLLGAQDLSTHDDGAYTGEISGAFLKRLNVAQVIIGHSERREYHAETDEVVAAKVQAALRHGLVPVICVGETSEDLEKHGASAVPVGQLEKALADVPAGADVVVAYEPVWAIGSGQAATPQQAQEVAAKLREVVAATLGADTAAKTRVLYGGSVKSSNIASFMREPDVDGALVGGASLKVDEFAAIIRFQKHVGV; the protein is encoded by the coding sequence ATGGGCGTGAACGCACGAACCCCGCTGATCGCGGGCAACTGGAAGCTGAACCTCGACCACCTGCAGGCGGTCGCGCTCGTGCAGAAGCTGCACTGGGCGCTCAAGGATGCGGGGCACGAGGAGGGCAGCGTGGACGTCGCGGTGTTCCCGCCGTTCACCGACCTGCGCAGCGTGCAGACGCTGCTCGACGCCGACAAGATCCCCTTCCTGCTCGGCGCGCAGGACCTCTCCACTCACGACGACGGCGCCTACACGGGCGAGATCTCCGGCGCGTTCCTCAAGAGGCTGAACGTGGCGCAGGTCATCATCGGGCACTCCGAGCGTCGTGAGTACCACGCCGAGACGGATGAGGTCGTCGCCGCGAAGGTGCAGGCGGCGCTGCGACACGGTCTCGTCCCGGTGATCTGCGTGGGCGAGACGAGCGAGGACCTCGAGAAGCACGGTGCGAGCGCCGTGCCCGTGGGGCAGCTCGAGAAGGCGCTGGCGGACGTGCCGGCCGGCGCCGACGTCGTCGTCGCCTACGAGCCCGTCTGGGCGATCGGCTCGGGCCAGGCCGCGACCCCGCAGCAGGCTCAGGAGGTCGCCGCGAAGCTCCGCGAGGTGGTCGCGGCGACGCTCGGCGCCGACACGGCGGCGAAGACGCGGGTGCTGTACGGCGGGTCGGTGAAGTCGTCGAACATCGCCAGCTTCATGCGCGAGCCCGATGTCGACGGCGCCCTCGTCGGAGGTGCGAGCCTCAAGGTCGACGAGTTCGCCGCGATCATCCGCTTCCAGAAGCACGTCGGCGTCTGA
- a CDS encoding phosphoglycerate kinase has product MSLRTLDTLGPLAGKRVIIRCDFNVPLKDGVITDDGRLRASLPTLNALLDAGARVVAVSHLGRPKGEPDPQYSLKPVAGRLSELLGRPVAFASDTVGDSAHETADALEDGQLAVLENLRFNAGETAKDDAERRSFAASLAELGDVLVSDGFGVVHRKQASVYDLAKLLPSAAGLLIAAELDVLDTLTENPVRPYTVVLGGSKVSDKLGVIDHLLPRVDRILIGGGMLFTFLAAQGHKVAASLLEADQIETAKGYIEAAKEKGVELILPTDVVVASAFGADAEHVVTSADAIEETPFGASGLGLDIGPETAAAFAAAIRASKTVFWNGPMGVFELAPFAAGTKAIAQALTEVDGLSVVGGGDSAAAVRQLGFADSAFGHISTGGGASLEFLEGKKLPGLEVLGWA; this is encoded by the coding sequence ATGTCTCTGCGAACACTTGATACCCTCGGCCCTCTGGCCGGGAAGCGCGTCATCATCCGATGCGACTTCAACGTCCCCCTGAAAGACGGCGTCATCACGGATGACGGCCGCCTCCGCGCGTCGCTTCCGACGCTGAACGCCCTGCTCGACGCGGGCGCACGCGTCGTCGCGGTGTCGCACCTGGGCCGCCCCAAGGGCGAGCCCGATCCCCAGTACAGCCTGAAGCCGGTCGCCGGCCGTCTCTCCGAGCTGCTCGGCAGGCCCGTCGCCTTCGCCTCCGACACCGTGGGTGACTCGGCGCACGAGACCGCCGACGCGCTCGAGGACGGGCAGCTCGCGGTGCTGGAGAACCTGCGCTTCAACGCGGGGGAGACCGCGAAGGACGACGCCGAGCGCCGGTCCTTCGCCGCCAGCCTGGCGGAGCTGGGCGACGTGCTCGTCTCCGACGGCTTCGGCGTCGTGCACCGCAAGCAGGCGAGCGTCTACGACCTCGCGAAGCTGCTTCCGAGCGCTGCCGGCCTCCTCATCGCGGCCGAGCTCGACGTGCTCGACACGCTGACGGAGAACCCCGTACGGCCCTACACGGTCGTGCTCGGCGGCTCGAAGGTCTCCGACAAGCTGGGCGTCATCGACCACCTCCTGCCGCGCGTCGACCGCATCCTGATCGGCGGCGGCATGCTCTTCACCTTCCTCGCCGCCCAGGGGCACAAGGTGGCCGCGAGCCTGCTCGAGGCGGATCAGATCGAGACGGCCAAGGGCTACATCGAGGCGGCGAAGGAGAAGGGCGTCGAGCTCATCCTGCCGACCGACGTCGTGGTGGCCTCGGCCTTCGGCGCCGACGCGGAGCATGTCGTGACGTCCGCCGACGCGATCGAGGAGACGCCGTTCGGCGCATCCGGGCTCGGTCTCGACATCGGGCCCGAGACGGCGGCCGCCTTCGCCGCCGCGATCCGTGCGTCCAAGACCGTCTTCTGGAACGGCCCCATGGGCGTGTTCGAGCTCGCGCCCTTCGCCGCGGGCACGAAGGCGATCGCGCAGGCGCTCACAGAGGTCGACGGGCTGAGCGTCGTCGGTGGCGGCGATTCGGCCGCCGCCGTTCGCCAGCTCGGCTTCGCCGACTCCGCCTTCGGTCACATCTCGACCGGCGGCGGCGCCAGCCTCGAGTTCCTCGAGGGCAAGAAACTCCCCGGCCTGGAGGTGCTCGGATGGGCGTGA
- the gap gene encoding type I glyceraldehyde-3-phosphate dehydrogenase encodes MSVRIGINGFGRIGRNYLRAALAQGADLEIVAVNDLTDNKTLAHLLKYDSILGVLDEDVTYDESSITVGGRKIAALAERDPAALPWGELGVDIVIESTGRFTKADDARKHIEGGAKKVLISAPAKGEDATFVIGANEHLYDPENHHIISNASCTTNCLAPLAKVFNDTFGIVRGLMTTVHAYTADQNLQDGPHSDLRRARAAALNIVPTSTGAAKAIGLVLPELKGKLDGFALRVPVPTGSITDLTVETERELTIDEINAAYKEAAEGPLKGILKYTEDEIVSSDITHDPHSSIFDSGLLRVNGTQVKLSAWYDNEWGYSNRLVDLTELVASKL; translated from the coding sequence GTGTCTGTTCGGATCGGAATCAACGGCTTCGGTCGCATCGGCCGCAACTACCTCCGCGCGGCTCTCGCGCAGGGCGCAGACCTCGAGATCGTGGCGGTCAACGACCTCACGGACAACAAGACCCTCGCCCACCTGCTGAAGTACGACTCGATCCTCGGCGTCCTCGACGAGGACGTCACGTACGACGAGTCGTCGATCACGGTCGGCGGTCGCAAGATCGCCGCGCTGGCGGAGCGCGACCCCGCCGCCCTCCCGTGGGGCGAGCTGGGCGTCGACATCGTCATCGAGTCGACCGGTCGCTTCACCAAGGCCGACGACGCCCGCAAGCACATCGAGGGCGGCGCGAAGAAGGTCCTCATCTCGGCTCCGGCCAAGGGCGAGGACGCGACCTTCGTCATCGGTGCCAACGAGCACCTGTACGACCCCGAGAACCACCACATCATCTCGAACGCCTCGTGCACCACGAACTGCCTCGCACCCCTGGCCAAGGTGTTCAACGACACCTTCGGCATCGTCCGCGGCCTCATGACGACGGTGCACGCGTACACCGCCGACCAGAACCTGCAGGACGGCCCGCACTCCGACCTGCGTCGCGCCCGAGCCGCCGCGCTGAACATCGTCCCGACCTCGACGGGCGCCGCGAAGGCCATCGGCCTCGTGCTGCCGGAGCTCAAGGGCAAGCTCGACGGGTTCGCGCTGCGCGTGCCCGTTCCCACCGGTTCGATCACCGACCTCACGGTGGAGACCGAGCGCGAGCTGACGATCGACGAGATCAACGCCGCCTACAAGGAGGCCGCAGAGGGTCCGCTCAAGGGCATCCTCAAGTACACCGAGGACGAGATCGTCTCGAGCGACATCACCCACGACCCGCACTCGTCGATCTTCGACTCGGGTCTGCTCCGCGTGAACGGCACCCAGGTCAAGCTGTCGGCCTGGTACGACAACGAGTGGGGCTACTCGAACCGCCTCGTGGACCTCACCGAGCTCGTCGCCTCGAAGCTCTGA
- a CDS encoding superoxide dismutase, with product MAKYTLPELPYDYAALEPHISATITELHHDKHHATYVAGANTALEQLAAARESGDFGTINKLEKDLAFNLGGHTNHSIWWTNLSPDGGDKPTGELESAVTDHFGSFDKFQAQFTAAALGVQGSGWAGLFWDSIGENLIIQQFFDQQSQFAAGTVPLLLLDVWEHAYYLDYKNVRADYVKAFWNIVNWANVQERFSTAREKTSGLLVAS from the coding sequence ATGGCGAAGTACACGCTCCCTGAGCTCCCGTACGACTACGCAGCCCTCGAGCCGCACATCAGTGCGACGATCACCGAGCTGCACCACGACAAGCATCACGCGACCTACGTCGCGGGTGCCAACACGGCGCTCGAGCAGCTCGCCGCTGCCCGCGAGTCGGGTGATTTCGGCACCATCAACAAGCTCGAGAAGGACCTCGCGTTCAACCTCGGCGGTCACACGAACCACTCCATCTGGTGGACGAACCTCTCGCCGGACGGCGGCGACAAGCCCACGGGCGAGCTCGAGTCGGCCGTGACCGACCACTTCGGCTCCTTCGACAAGTTCCAGGCGCAGTTCACCGCGGCGGCGCTCGGCGTCCAGGGCTCCGGCTGGGCCGGTCTGTTCTGGGACTCGATCGGCGAGAACCTCATCATCCAGCAGTTCTTCGACCAGCAGTCGCAGTTCGCGGCGGGCACGGTGCCGCTCCTGCTCCTCGACGTCTGGGAGCACGCGTACTACCTCGACTACAAGAACGTCCGCGCCGACTACGTCAAGGCGTTCTGGAACATCGTGAACTGGGCGAACGTGCAGGAGCGATTCTCCACCGCCCGCGAGAAGACCTCCGGTCTCCTGGTAGCGTCGTAG
- the whiA gene encoding DNA-binding protein WhiA has translation MSLTADVKAELITVRDPRPSVRIAETTALLRFSGGLHSIAGRVAVEAELDSPHLARRVARDIAEIYGVRPEIAHIQGSGSRDGEHFAVRVVDGGETLARQTGLLDQRRRPVRGLPNRLTTGTRDDLAAIWRGAFLGAGSLSEPGRSASLDIVCPTNEAGMAIVGAAGRIGISAKARDVRGVPRVVIREADGIRGMLQAIGAVRVAADWDQMRQRREVRAGVNRLVNFDDANLRRSAQAAVAACARVERALEILGDDVPDHLREAGDLRLAHREASLDELGHYADPPLTKDAVAGRIRRLLAMADKRAEQDGVPGTQAAVPAGAE, from the coding sequence GTGTCACTGACCGCCGATGTCAAGGCAGAGCTGATCACCGTCAGGGACCCTCGTCCTTCGGTTCGGATCGCCGAGACGACGGCGCTGCTGCGGTTCTCCGGCGGTCTGCACTCCATCGCGGGGCGGGTCGCCGTCGAGGCGGAGCTCGACTCGCCGCACCTCGCCCGTCGCGTCGCGCGCGACATCGCCGAGATCTACGGCGTGCGCCCCGAGATCGCGCACATCCAGGGCTCCGGGTCTCGCGACGGGGAGCACTTCGCCGTGCGCGTCGTGGACGGCGGCGAGACGCTGGCCCGTCAGACGGGCCTGCTCGACCAGCGCCGCCGGCCCGTGCGCGGGCTGCCGAACCGGCTCACCACCGGGACGCGCGACGATCTCGCGGCGATCTGGCGCGGCGCCTTCCTCGGAGCGGGCAGCCTCTCCGAGCCCGGCCGGTCCGCGTCGCTCGACATCGTGTGCCCCACGAACGAGGCGGGCATGGCCATCGTCGGCGCGGCGGGCCGCATCGGCATCTCCGCCAAGGCGCGCGACGTGCGCGGCGTCCCGCGCGTCGTCATCCGCGAGGCCGACGGCATCCGCGGCATGCTCCAGGCGATCGGCGCCGTGAGGGTCGCGGCCGACTGGGACCAGATGCGTCAGCGCCGCGAGGTGCGCGCGGGCGTCAACCGGCTCGTGAACTTCGACGACGCGAACCTCCGCCGGTCCGCCCAGGCGGCCGTGGCGGCCTGCGCGCGCGTCGAGCGCGCGCTGGAGATCCTCGGCGACGACGTCCCCGACCACCTTCGCGAAGCGGGCGACCTGCGCCTCGCCCATCGTGAGGCGAGCCTCGACGAGCTCGGCCACTACGCCGACCCGCCGCTGACCAAGGACGCCGTCGCCGGCCGCATCCGCCGGCTCCTCGCGATGGCCGACAAGCGCGCGGAGCAGGACGGCGTGCCGGGCACGCAGGCCGCGGTGCCCGCCGGCGCGGAATAG
- the rapZ gene encoding RNase adapter RapZ, translated as MADTAGEVLIVTGMSGAGRSTVANALEDLDWYVVDNLPPQMLRPLLDLSSRLGDQLPRVAAVVDVRGRDLFSELPAATRALRERNNLRVIFLDASDEVLVRRFEAVRRPHPLQGDGTLLDGIRRERDVLAPVKENADIIIDTSVYNIHQLATHVNDLLHEEGAPRHRVTVMSFGFKYGVPPDADLVADMRFLPNPYWNDELRHLTGQDAAVSEEVLGQEGAQEFLDAYVAALAPVLSGYQRENKSHSTVAVGCTGGKHRSVAMALALADRLKDVPGVAVRVRHRDLGRE; from the coding sequence ATGGCTGACACAGCGGGCGAGGTCCTGATCGTCACGGGGATGAGCGGCGCCGGCCGCTCGACGGTCGCGAACGCCCTCGAGGACCTCGACTGGTACGTCGTCGACAACCTTCCGCCGCAGATGCTGCGGCCCCTGCTCGATCTGTCGTCCCGGCTCGGCGACCAGCTGCCGCGCGTCGCCGCCGTCGTCGACGTGCGCGGCCGCGACCTCTTCTCCGAGCTGCCGGCCGCGACGCGGGCGCTGCGCGAGCGCAACAACCTGCGGGTGATCTTCCTCGACGCCTCCGACGAGGTGCTCGTGAGGCGTTTCGAGGCGGTGCGGCGGCCCCACCCGCTCCAGGGCGACGGGACCCTCCTGGACGGCATCCGGCGCGAACGCGACGTCCTCGCTCCCGTGAAGGAGAACGCGGACATCATCATCGACACGTCCGTCTACAACATCCATCAGCTCGCGACGCACGTGAACGACCTGCTGCACGAGGAGGGCGCGCCGCGCCACCGCGTCACGGTCATGAGCTTCGGGTTCAAGTACGGGGTCCCTCCCGACGCCGATCTCGTCGCGGACATGCGGTTCCTGCCGAACCCCTACTGGAACGACGAGCTGCGCCACCTCACGGGGCAGGACGCCGCGGTGAGCGAGGAGGTCCTGGGGCAGGAGGGCGCGCAGGAGTTCCTCGACGCCTACGTCGCGGCGCTCGCACCCGTGCTGTCGGGCTACCAGCGCGAGAACAAGAGCCATTCGACCGTCGCCGTCGGGTGCACCGGGGGGAAGCACCGTTCGGTCGCCATGGCACTGGCGCTGGCCGATCGTCTGAAGGACGTCCCGGGGGTCGCGGTTCGCGTCCGCCACCGCGATCTCGGACGGGAGTGA
- the uvrC gene encoding excinuclease ABC subunit UvrC translates to MADQLPYKPKAGEIPTNPGVYRFRDARGRVLYVGKAKNLRQRLSNYFAPLHTLHERTRRMVTTASSVEWTVVPTDVDSLQLEYQWIKEFDPPFNVRYKDDKSYPFLAITLADEAPRVMVTRNRRIPGAKYFGPYPKVWAVRDTIDLMIKVFPIRTCSDASYKRAMQTGRPCFPGQIGKCGGPCSHRVTIAEHRAIVDDFIAFMNGGDERFTRELTARMREAAAAMDYEQAALYRDRLASIDAVLSKSALVLPDDVDADLFGVAEDELSAAVHQFVIRGGRVRGVHSTTIDKELDISGPDLVDRILQRAYGDATAADVPLRVLVPVLPPDASQVEEWLAAKRGRRVEVLVAQRGQRAELMRNATLNAQQALLRHKTRRTSDYAARSQALGDLQEALGMEEAPLRIECYDISHLQGTNVVASMVVFEDGLPRKDQYRSFSIAETTDDTDSMHQVLTRRLAHLDRPEETEPDAADVATSDADGVVTAPARRRRFAYPPQLLVVDGGQPQVAAAARALRESGHDEIALCGIAKRLEELWLPGEDYPVILPRASEALYLVQRLRDEAHRFAITHQRRRRGRDIRTVLSEVPGLGDARIRALLRHFGSVAALREGTIAQIEELPGIGPKLAATVFEHLHRDDPVSREPAVGTAGADDR, encoded by the coding sequence ATGGCCGACCAGCTTCCCTACAAGCCGAAGGCGGGGGAGATCCCCACCAATCCGGGGGTCTACCGTTTCCGCGACGCCCGAGGGCGGGTGCTCTACGTCGGCAAGGCGAAGAACCTCCGCCAGCGACTGTCGAACTACTTCGCTCCGCTGCACACGCTGCACGAGCGGACGAGGCGGATGGTGACGACGGCCTCGTCGGTCGAGTGGACGGTCGTGCCGACCGACGTCGACTCGCTGCAGCTCGAGTACCAGTGGATCAAGGAGTTCGATCCGCCGTTCAACGTCCGCTACAAGGACGACAAGTCGTACCCGTTCCTCGCGATCACGCTGGCGGACGAGGCGCCGCGCGTCATGGTGACGCGCAACCGCCGCATCCCGGGGGCGAAGTACTTCGGGCCGTACCCGAAGGTGTGGGCGGTGCGCGACACGATCGACCTCATGATCAAGGTGTTCCCCATCCGCACCTGCAGCGACGCCTCCTACAAGCGGGCCATGCAGACGGGCAGACCGTGCTTCCCCGGCCAGATCGGCAAATGCGGCGGGCCCTGCTCGCACCGGGTGACGATCGCCGAGCACCGCGCGATCGTCGACGACTTCATCGCGTTCATGAACGGCGGCGACGAGCGCTTCACGCGCGAGCTCACGGCGCGGATGAGGGAGGCGGCCGCGGCGATGGACTACGAGCAGGCCGCGCTCTACCGAGACCGGCTCGCGTCGATCGACGCCGTGCTGAGCAAGAGCGCGCTCGTGCTGCCGGACGACGTCGACGCCGACCTCTTCGGCGTCGCCGAGGACGAGCTCTCCGCCGCCGTGCACCAGTTCGTCATCCGCGGAGGACGGGTGCGCGGCGTGCACTCGACGACCATCGACAAGGAGCTCGACATCTCCGGGCCCGACCTCGTCGACCGGATCCTGCAACGCGCCTACGGCGACGCGACGGCCGCGGACGTGCCGCTCCGGGTGCTCGTGCCGGTCCTGCCTCCCGATGCGTCCCAGGTCGAGGAGTGGCTCGCCGCGAAGCGCGGAAGGCGCGTCGAGGTGCTCGTCGCGCAGCGCGGCCAGCGGGCGGAGCTCATGCGCAACGCCACGCTCAACGCGCAGCAGGCGCTCCTGCGGCACAAGACCCGCCGTACGAGCGATTACGCCGCCCGGTCGCAGGCGCTCGGCGACCTCCAGGAGGCGCTGGGGATGGAAGAGGCGCCGCTGCGGATCGAGTGCTACGACATCTCCCACCTGCAGGGCACGAACGTGGTCGCGTCGATGGTGGTCTTCGAGGACGGGCTCCCTCGCAAGGACCAGTATCGCTCGTTCTCGATCGCCGAGACGACGGACGACACCGACTCGATGCATCAGGTGCTGACGCGGCGCCTCGCGCACCTCGACCGGCCCGAGGAGACCGAGCCCGATGCGGCCGACGTCGCCACGAGCGACGCCGACGGCGTCGTGACGGCACCTGCCAGGCGGCGCCGCTTCGCCTACCCGCCTCAGCTGCTCGTCGTCGACGGCGGTCAGCCGCAGGTCGCCGCGGCCGCGCGCGCGCTGCGCGAGTCGGGACACGACGAGATCGCCCTGTGCGGCATCGCGAAGCGCCTCGAGGAGCTGTGGCTGCCGGGGGAGGACTATCCGGTCATCCTCCCGCGGGCGTCGGAGGCCCTCTATCTCGTGCAGCGGCTGCGCGACGAGGCGCATCGCTTCGCCATCACCCACCAGCGCCGCCGCCGGGGCCGCGACATCCGCACCGTGCTCAGCGAGGTCCCCGGCCTGGGCGACGCGCGCATCCGTGCCCTGCTGCGTCACTTCGGCTCCGTCGCCGCGCTCCGCGAGGGCACGATCGCGCAGATCGAGGAGCTCCCCGGCATCGGCCCCAAGCTCGCGGCGACGGTCTTCGAGCACCTGCACCGCGACGATCCGGTGTCACGGGAGCCCGCCGTCGGCACGGCGGGAGCGGATGATCGGTAG